Proteins encoded in a region of the Schaalia hyovaginalis genome:
- the pgm gene encoding phosphoglucomutase (alpha-D-glucose-1,6-bisphosphate-dependent) — translation MHERAGTVALTEDLIDVDEVVSAYYDIEPDPTVIDQRVAFGTSGHRGSSLDAKFNEGHIVAITKAIVEYRAEQGYDGPLYIGRDTHALSEPAWRTALEVLAAAGVTVKIDSRNSYTPTPAVSVAILGANGAPGALRTDGPGLADGIVVTPSHNPPRDGGFKYNPPHGGPADTDATGWIAARANEILEEGWRKVPRIIGPSLFDDPHLEKFDYLRFYVDQLDQVIDIDAIREAGVRIGADPLGGASVDYWAAIAERYGLDLTVVNPNVDPAWAFMTLDWDGKIRMDCSSPYAMASLREVMTPNGAGETPYDIATGNDADSDRHGIVTPDGLMNPNHYLAVAIDYLFQHRPGWKSDAAVGKTLVSSALIDRVVAAMGRRLIEVPVGFKYFVPGLLDGSLGFGGEESAGASFLRKDGTVWSTDKDGIILALLASEILAVTGKTPSQLHAELVERHGASAYARIDAAANREEKAKLAALAPEDVAATELAGDAITAKLVAAPGNGAPIGGLKVTTESAWFAARPSGTEDVYKIYAESFKGAEHLAEVQEAAKALVSDALG, via the coding sequence ACCCGACCCCACCGTCATCGACCAGCGGGTCGCCTTCGGAACCTCGGGCCACCGCGGCTCCTCATTGGACGCGAAGTTCAACGAGGGCCACATCGTCGCCATCACGAAGGCCATCGTCGAGTACCGCGCCGAGCAGGGCTACGACGGCCCGCTCTACATCGGCCGGGATACCCACGCCCTGTCCGAACCGGCGTGGCGCACGGCCCTCGAGGTCCTCGCCGCCGCCGGCGTCACCGTGAAGATCGACTCGCGCAACTCCTACACGCCGACTCCGGCCGTATCGGTGGCGATCCTCGGGGCGAACGGCGCCCCCGGGGCCCTGCGCACCGACGGCCCCGGCCTCGCCGACGGCATCGTCGTCACGCCCTCGCACAACCCGCCTCGCGACGGCGGCTTCAAGTACAACCCGCCTCACGGCGGACCGGCCGACACGGATGCGACCGGTTGGATCGCCGCCCGCGCGAACGAGATCCTCGAAGAGGGCTGGCGCAAGGTCCCACGCATCATCGGCCCCTCACTCTTCGACGACCCGCACCTGGAGAAGTTCGACTATCTGCGCTTCTACGTCGACCAGCTCGACCAGGTGATCGACATCGACGCGATCCGCGAGGCGGGGGTGCGCATCGGCGCCGATCCGCTCGGCGGCGCCTCCGTCGACTACTGGGCGGCGATCGCCGAGCGTTACGGCCTCGACCTCACGGTCGTCAACCCGAATGTCGACCCGGCCTGGGCCTTCATGACCCTGGACTGGGACGGCAAGATTCGCATGGACTGCTCCTCGCCCTACGCGATGGCGTCCCTGCGCGAGGTGATGACCCCGAACGGGGCCGGTGAGACCCCCTACGACATCGCCACCGGCAATGACGCGGATTCGGACCGCCACGGGATCGTCACGCCCGACGGCCTCATGAACCCGAACCACTACCTCGCCGTCGCGATCGACTACCTCTTCCAGCACCGCCCGGGCTGGAAGTCGGACGCGGCCGTCGGCAAGACCCTCGTGTCCTCGGCGCTCATCGACCGTGTCGTCGCCGCGATGGGCCGCAGGCTCATCGAGGTGCCGGTCGGCTTCAAGTACTTCGTGCCCGGCCTGCTCGACGGCTCGCTCGGCTTCGGCGGCGAGGAGTCCGCAGGAGCCTCCTTCCTCCGCAAGGACGGGACCGTGTGGTCGACCGACAAGGACGGCATCATCCTCGCCCTCCTCGCCTCCGAGATCCTGGCCGTGACGGGCAAGACGCCCTCGCAGCTCCACGCCGAGCTCGTCGAGCGCCACGGCGCCTCCGCCTATGCGCGCATCGACGCGGCGGCGAACCGCGAGGAGAAGGCGAAGCTCGCGGCCCTGGCGCCCGAGGACGTGGCCGCGACCGAGCTCGCCGGTGATGCGATCACGGCGAAGCTCGTGGCCGCCCCCGGCAACGGCGCCCCGATCGGCGGACTCAAGGTGACGACCGAATCGGCCTGGTTCGCGGCCCGCCCCTCGGGCACCGAGGACGTGTACAAGATCTACGCGGAGTCCTTCAAGGGCGCCGAGCACCTCGCCGAGGTTCAGGAGGCCGCGAAGGCCCTCGTCTCCGACGCGCTCGGCTGA